TGTTAATCCACTGAAATGTTACTGAGTCacaagaaattattttattttagcaaggacacttttcaaatattccccaagtgctgtttaggacagaaatcattaaaaataaaagtcatataatttctaactcatttattttccctCTTGTCATTATGACAGTactggacatttttttttattttacagccaaactataaaaaatagtaatagtaaatcaCCAGAAGAAAAGCATAagatgaaatactgtgaaaaaacatggtctgtaaaacattatttggcaaatatttgaaaatttatttgcttgtttaaactcCTAATTTTCTTGTTTAAACTCCTAATTTAAAATGATCTAAATCACCAAAtctttgggggacaacttaattgtcttATGTTAAAGGTTAacctattttatccctttttcaagatgtaagatATGTcgtttgtgtcttcagaatgtgtctgtaaagtttcagctgaaaacacccatcagattatttattatacctttcagaatattggaattttttgCTCtcaacacaatgtagctgtttttgttgcctgtgcctttaatgttagTTCTCCCTACCCACCGTTCCCActtgcctgtcagagtgtgcctcaatctccgcctcggctgcatcagataaacagcacagtgacagacatgaaggaagcagatctcacgtaacgtttgtgagaaatacaacagtaagaactttcctaatgattattgcatgtttttgttgtggagttgcaatgatgagtcacacacaatgtcattacaaagttcacgcacgcacacacagttagcgcgtttaactttgcacgtttttgcattgtaaatgtgacaggatacaagttaatatccactgctgtatggatatccgttatgctaatatacaaaataaacctgatttaacatccacaaactggcaTTGAAGTGTCTTCCttcataattgtactgacatgtggctgtggtgatgaattacagtgatttttacGGTCCTTATTACTAACATGCActgtttgaaaaacattttaacttgtaaaactcattcttgatcacgtttgaggATGACTGATGATCaaagagagctgaacagatcttttaatctcagttgctttgcgcatgtcatCTTTTGTTGATAGGATTATACGCGTTACTTTGGACATGTTAATAggtggctgtcaatcaaatcagtgGGAGGGGAACCACACTACTATGTCACgttgtggtcggcctcaaaataggagagaattagatcctattttaacaaaaaaaattaaaaaaaagagaggcttattgtgtttatatcaccccaatatgactctggacacactatacctacacacaattctgtccaaacagcttacaaaagatgattttcatcataggtgccctttaaactgacttaaatttgtaaaaaacaattaggttaacttaatttatgtttggacaacatgaaggtattgtgtggaactcagaattgtttttacagtgcaccCACTATAATAATTgggtaacacttcacaataaggttttattaattaatgtgcGTTAATGCACTCACTaacaacaatgaacaatacatttattacagtatttgttcatgttggttaacaacaatacagttgttcattgttacctcgtgttaactcatggtgcattaactaatgtcaacaagcatgttaataatgcatcagtaaatgttgaactatgattaataaatgttgtacaagtattgttcataattagtttatgttagtaaatacattacctaattaaaccttattgtaaagtgtgaccaataactGTTATTAATTCATAACGAGGGCTGTTTTGTGCTGCTTCTcttcttgacaacacaaaaaccCACTGGTAATGTACAGTTACTCTCACCTGTAGGAAAAGTTTGTTGTCTTTGGTAATGGCATCCATCAGCTCTTTCTGCAGAGGTGGCTCTCCACTCAGCCTTGTGCCATTTACAACCGGCCCTGAATTGCTTGCTTCTCCACTGACCTCTTGTTTCCTGTAGATCAGGACATAGGCTGTATCCTTGGGGAAGCGGCTTGTGACATTCTGTAGTGACTGAAAGTTTGTAAAAGTCACTCTGCTGTCATTAAACAAGAACCAGTCCGCCGACTTTGGATCAGCACGCCCCGTTTCCTCCTGTGAGGCAGTCGAGCTCTCTGATTGGCTAGAATTATCCTGGCTCTTGGGACCCGGTCGAGCCACACAACCATCATCACTACTCACATTCCTTCCATACGAGTAGTAGTGACCGCTATCGGAAGACATCCCAGAGTGCATCACAACAGAACTCAACACATACGGCACAGAAAGCTTCTGCAAATCACTGTTATTTTTCTTGCTCTTCATTCTGCTTTCCGCGATTCCTTCCTCTTTCTGTGAAGGCTTCAGCTTTTTAGCCAGATTCTCGCCGCTGTCTGGAGACTCGGATGAAGAAGATGCAGCTACATTTGAGGGTGAAGAGCTACTGTGTTGGTGTAAAGGAAGGGACATGTGCAGAGGAATGCCCACATTGTCCAGGATCTTGCGCCGCACATGGCAGGTGGCATCGTAAGAGAAGCGCAACAGAGTCAGAATGAGGTATTCAGGGGCCGCCACCACACGCATAGCCTTCTCGGCCCTCTGCAGTGAGGCACAGCGTTCGCAAAAGTAGCAGTTCTCGTTCTCTAAAATTTCTGGAGCCAGAAAATAGTCCACTAAATCTGGCACAGATATTGTTGGTTCCACCATGGGCCTCTCCATCCCGCTTGCTGCACCTTCTTTGACAGGGCCCTCTGAGGCTTCACTGCCTCCATTCACCGCTCCCTGGCAGGGTCCCAGAGTAGAGGAGCTTTTGTGCTCATTAGTGGGACCCCGTGGCTGTGACATGGAGGGGCAGAAGGCAAGAGAGAGGTCTGTAAATGGCTCCTCTTTCTCTGATAGGCTGTGGCACTGCAGGCAGCGGATGGCTGTGGAGAGTCTCCCACCAAACATGCGCTCCACTAGAGTGCTGGTTTCTCCTTGAGCTGCTGCAGGATCTGGATGCGATGGCACATCAGAGATCGGTGGGCTTACTGCATTGTGGAGAATTTCTGCAGAAGTGGTTGCAGGTTCTGGTTTTGGGCTGGCCGTCTGAAGGGCTGAAAGGGCCTTCTCTTCTTCATGTAACCTTTAGATCACAAAGCAAGACACAAGTTTATGGATGTTTAGAAATACATGATCTCCCCCTGCTGTTGTTAATATGAAAACACATTAAAGCTCCAGTGAAGTAGAGCTGAAAATCTTTGCCTGAACTTGAAGGAACCAGACGGGTTTGGGCAGGTTCGGGcttaatttctatatttttagATGGGGTCAAGCCGGGCTTGGGCTTGCGTTCACGCTCCGGCTTGCAcggtaaatgaacagtcatgtgatgcatttcgattagcgCGAAAAAGTAATCAAATCATTTGTTACAACATCAAAACCCATCCTTGCaaagtgaaacaaatgatgacgaAGAAGTCAAAAAGAGCAAATTTTGCGAAGTGGGACAATGTACAGCAAGGTGACAGGGAAAATGATGAGGTCACTCGCTACATTGAAACTGCTGTCATagaaaatgaaatggatgttcttgactggtggaagatgaacaaaaggTCCTACCCAAAACTTTACCCAAAAATTTGTAGTCAGTAGTACTATGCATCCCGGCCAGGAGCAGCAGCAGTGAAAGTGTGTTCAGTGCTGCTTGATGCACCAGCAGTGAGCACATGACCACACTAAAGTcatttacagtggattcaataatgttcctccacaaaaacacgtagcctaattttggtgagtaaaggattttcaaattataactaaatattaattaaaccataaatacacaaagtagacagagtatataggctactgttggcattattcttttaatattcaGCTTCACTGTCGCCTTAAGGCcggattgtgaagagaagtggcaAGAAACATCccgcagagcctttatcttaattttgtTATTGCCTAATACCAGtccacttatttttattggtgtgttggccaatttaaaggctaagtgtatgtacctaggcctatttagagtgctgagaggttacgatgttacagaggacttatttatttctttgttccataGTAGCCTATACATTTGTTATGAATGCATTAtgttaaaacacatataaatgaaTCATTCTTTAAAAAAGGCAAAAGAATTGTGTGCATGCATATGAACATTTGCATAATGTCTGGCTGTAAACGGGTTTGgctgcacagtgggtagcatgatcgcctcacagcaagaaagtcgctggttccagccattgctgggtcagttggcatttctgtgttgagtttgcatgttctccccgtgttcacgagggtttcctccgggtgttccagtttcccccacaagtccgaagacatgcgctataggtgaattgggtaagataaaattgtccgtagtgtatgtgtgtgaatgagtgtttatgttactgggatgtttcccagtgatgggttgcagctggaagggcattcgctgcgtaaaacatatgctggataagttggcagttcattccgctgtggcgaccccagattaataaagggactaagtcgaaaagaaaatgaatgaatgaatgaatgtaaacggGTTCAGGCTtataaaaagctgtcaatcataATGTACTCGGGTTCGAGACGAATTCTGTCaggcctaacttttatggcccgattacagctctacTGTGAAGtgcttgaaatgtgcatttttattccatgtttgacgtaatctcaactgaaatttGAAGAGGGGGTGGGATATAGTATAGCACcttccttttttaaaaaacagccaatatcgTTTCGTTTCATCACCACTCTGCCagtgagtggttgagctcaagcgcatcaaatgtgaaggggcggggcatgtcagacatcAGAGAgtcatgatttgatgagaaacttgaaggtatgaggtgatgtgaataaaactgttgatccatttaggtggaaatgacaaactacaagctttacatgtttgtatTGGTTTGATATGTTCTATAGACTGTATATGCCTATAGACatcctaaaaatgaacaatactgatactaacatctaaaacagttttaatttcattaagttttaaatttatttaatttttaagttgtattttaatttcacgggacctttaatgtGATTCTTGTGATTCTTTCTACTACCTTAATCACTGGTTGATACAGTTGTAATATCATATTTGAAGTGTTAATGTTCCTAAATTTTGAATCAAGTACCAAAAGAACAACTCTTAACCATGAAAATGCAGAAAAAGTTATATATTTCTTGTATTATTATTGGAAAGGAGGTTATAGGTATTACTGAATTTACCTGTCCAACAGAAACCTCAAATACTCTGAGCAGTCTTGCTGGGATCCGGCTGAAAACCAAGTAGGTCGAGAAACATCCAAAAAACTCCTTGGTGAATATGCTGCTCTCTGGTGGACAcgtaaaaataacaattaatccCAAGCAGGTATTCCTAATAGTCGATTTCAAGGCTCAAAAAGCACTCGCTATTTGTGTTGAATGAGTATAAACTTCTGAATAGCAAGAGAAATAACTGTACGCAAGacaaacaaacctgtgtgtgggCCAAGAAAGCAAAAAGAAGCTGAAGCTTCTTCATGAGCGTGTTGCTGCCATTCAATTGCAGAGACATAACATGTCGCCTGAAACTTTTAAAGACAAACTGTTAGAGCTCAGACATATGATGAAcatgaacaaaatataaatagttagagtaaaaatgattagccctccagtgaaatgtgtactctttttcaaatatttgtgatGTGCTGAtcaacagagcaagaacattttcacaatatttttcctttttttattctgGGGGAAGTCTTActacttttagtttggctggaataaaatcagtttttaataaaaaaaaattaataaattgaatgtcaatatcattagcccccttaaaaatatttaatttgccttggctacagaacaaaccacattacactgaaaactagtatctttcAAAACAAGTAGAAAAAAGTATTATGCCCTTtcaccatggcaaagacaaataaataaattattagaaagaagttattaaaactattatgtttttaaaaaattatgtcgtgaaaaaagactaaatatttttagaagaataaaaacttcacaggagggataattattttgatttcaactctatctctctgtctctctctctctctatatatttatatttatatatatatatatatatatatatatatatatatatatatatatatatatatatatatatatatatatatatatatatatatatatatatatatatatatatatacatacacacacacacacacactgttaactTTATATGAAAAATGTTAATTACAACTGGATTATAACATACTCGGTGGCCATAAATAAAATTTGGAGGATGCTGTTCATGTAGCATGTGTTGCCCAGATTCACAAGTCCTGTCTTCCCTGTTTCTGATTTGCCTGTGATCTTGAGTAGGCCAGAGACAAATGAATTTGACTGAGATGTCCAGGCACTTTGGTTCAGAACAAATTTGATCTTCTCCTCACTAGGTTTAGGCAGTTCCTGCAAGAGAGCCAGAGATGGATACTGaaattgaataattattattaagcaaAAAAGCATTAAATCGATCTTAAGTGAATGTAAAGACATTTACATTGTTAcaaaatattctattttatttgagAACTGTTCTTTCGAACTtcacattaaaatataatgtggTTTCCACTAAAAAAGAATGATTGTGTGACTGAAGACTAGAGCAGTGCTTCCCGCGGGCTTCCTTATAGTGGTACGCGGAAAAAAAATTGGTGAATAATGAAAgaataaaatgaacacacttttaataCTTTGATGCGTACGATAACAATTGGACTTAGAATGTTTACTTTAGTGCATGGCGTCATCAGATGCTAAAAATCAGTCCACTTTGTGCAGAGGAAGAGGCGCGCGGCGTTTGCACAGCAGGTACACATGCACTAGAGATGCCCTTTTGCAGACCGGTGCTGTTGTGTTGGCAAttcagttactgcaaactcaggaatttccccatgctgcatcattggtaaaataattattacaaatgtgttcaaatttgtgtaaaataatgtgtgttgTCGATATATTAAGTTATTTGTTTTGTGAAGAAGTGTACGTGGCTTTCGGTTTagtttgttacctcagatttaagCTAATTAATTTGGATGTGAATCCTTAATTTGGATGTGAATTAATTTGGATGTGACTGGCACGAAACACAGAACATAGACTCAAACTTCGCCAAGCTTAAAGCGTAGAGGTAGAATATAATTAAGGTTAGTATCCGTGTGCACAAACGGAGGAACTGCGAACTGCACCCGAGTCTGCTTGAAAACAGTGGTCGGTGCGCGCTTAACGCGAACTTCACGGTTCACTTATGTGATCTTATTCGCACCAAATCACGGAAATACCGCACGTATGAATTGGTCAAGAAGTGTGTTTCTGCATTTAATTACTCGCTGTTCTGACAGACATAGGCCTACTGTAAATGACGAGCAGCAGATCTAATTTGTAATTAACATATGTGATTGcaaatcatatatttaaaatacaagttaatgtttagatttcaaagatatataaatatgtcatatgtatatgcagtatatatgtcaaaatgtataaaaaaatgttataCATCGAtaacatatagcctatatttatcaGGTCCAtgcaacatttccaggttttgatgaatagacTACTGTACATTAATACTTtacaagtacagcagttttctttttactttttacgaACAGTGCCATTTTATTTAACgttaaaaagcacattttaatttaaacggttaagtttttttttttgtttttttttttgtctgcaagtacagtaaaatgtttaaagtggctgacaagaatacatattcttaataatagtaattaatctgccttgtttttgaactgtgcagagctgtagctgcttaattaggcctactacgctactgtattttCAATACAGGTCATtgtggtggtacttggagagacaatttttttctgaggtggtacttggtgaaaaaagtttgagaaccactggactAGAGTGATGCATTAAGAATACGTAGCTTTGTAAAAtggattacattttattttaaaacgtaTTTTATAagaaactaatcatttaaatttgttatatttcacaatatcatcaatttactgtattttttaaaaaactgcaaCCTTGAAGATAAAGAGCGACatctttgaaaacatttaaaaatgttacagatttttttttttttactttccatGAAAAAGTACAATTAATTATGGCATACAAGTACAAAATAATTGCTTAATGCTAAACTGACCTGTGTTCTCtgaacaaataaaatttttttttgataaatttatGAGAGATTCTTACTTTAATGGATTCAAGAATGCTGTCGTAGAGGTCTGGGAATCCGGAATATTGGTACATCATGCAATGAATGAGTTCAGCAAATTGCAGTAGGAACGTTTTACTGTTTGGAAGGCCATCATTCTTCAAAGACTTCACAAGTGGCACTATATGAGGGACCACCTGGTATGaaacataaacataatataaataacatcACACATAACATTGAAATGATTAAATATTGGATAGTAAAAACAAAAGCTACTTAAAGGGCCAAAACTAAAATACTGGGCACAAAAATACctttattttttacctttataTTCTTTACATTTACCTTCATTTTTAGATAAAAGATGATGGGAACCCctaacttccatagtaagaaaaataaataaatacaagcaaAGTCAAAGGCTACCATCAACTACTtggtcaaaaatatattttaagatttCTTATTTTGCGTTTAGCCAAAAAAAGGAAGCTGAAaaaagtttggaacaagtcacCCATTTGATActatattaaaagaaaaagaaacaagagatttataatgtataaaagtaattaatttgAATGCCTCCCTTTTTGGCACACAGGGACTTTTTGAGATAGATAAAGTgaagtttttgttgtgttttttgttttggtaagATGTAGTTTACTGTGGCCTTACTAAGTGAAAAGCTTCAGGAGAGTGCTGGAAACTAAGCAGCATATGTGAAAGAACAACCAGCGCTCCCTGCCTCACAATGGGATACCAAAGACGATTAAAGacctgcaaacaaacaaacaaacaaacacactaatAAAC
This genomic stretch from Danio aesculapii chromosome 1, fDanAes4.1, whole genome shotgun sequence harbors:
- the usp38 gene encoding ubiquitin carboxyl-terminal hydrolase 38 produces the protein MDKILEALVSSSHPQNVKRAIVKKVMEAAEKEVTEEQCQALYHLTTRLILQGEDVFQRQIGFQVQEAYARYHRDEFARFFSKEYVLGLLQQGYGSLDHRDPAILDFLHSSLRLLISCPAVLELAPLLQTEVLRIICERPEPATCAKLATILTDFSQCIPREKAGVLFCQQLVRTFAYFHCPASEERELREYVTQVSRVSTLLQVIWKAEPSTLLPSLQEVFSIISSTDPSFEPSIALASLVQHIPLQMITVLIKSLTTDQNVKDASMTQALCRMIDWLSWPLANHVDTWVIALLKGLAAVQKFTILIDVTLLKIEQVFNRLWYPIVRQGALVVLSHMLLSFQHSPEAFHLVVPHIVPLVKSLKNDGLPNSKTFLLQFAELIHCMMYQYSGFPDLYDSILESIKELPKPSEEKIKFVLNQSAWTSQSNSFVSGLLKITGKSETGKTGLVNLGNTCYMNSILQILFMATDFRRHVMSLQLNGSNTLMKKLQLLFAFLAHTQRAAYSPRSFLDVSRPTWFSAGSQQDCSEYLRFLLDRLHEEEKALSALQTASPKPEPATTSAEILHNAVSPPISDVPSHPDPAAAQGETSTLVERMFGGRLSTAIRCLQCHSLSEKEEPFTDLSLAFCPSMSQPRGPTNEHKSSSTLGPCQGAVNGGSEASEGPVKEGAASGMERPMVEPTISVPDLVDYFLAPEILENENCYFCERCASLQRAEKAMRVVAAPEYLILTLLRFSYDATCHVRRKILDNVGIPLHMSLPLHQHSSSSPSNVAASSSSESPDSGENLAKKLKPSQKEEGIAESRMKSKKNNSDLQKLSVPYVLSSVVMHSGMSSDSGHYYSYGRNVSSDDGCVARPGPKSQDNSSQSESSTASQEETGRADPKSADWFLFNDSRVTFTNFQSLQNVTSRFPKDTAYVLIYRKQEVSGEASNSGPVVNGTRLSGEPPLQKELMDAITKDNKLFLQEQELNARTRALQATSASCSFRPNGSDDNEPPGSCGPSGGGGGGGFNTISRLVF